Sequence from the Cryptococcus neoformans var. neoformans JEC21 chromosome 1, complete sequence genome:
CCATCAAGGATCCCTCCATCACCTAGTAAGTGAGACATTAAAAGAGATGGTTCTATCATTTGCAAATGGAAAGGGCGCTTATTCCCCAGCCCAGCCACTATTACCCTTCCGAAATGGAAGATAGACCCTTGTCCCCACgccttcaccatcttttAATCCGCGAGCAGAGACCCAACGAGTTGACAAGAATCAGTCCTCGCCCTATTTCGACTGGCGGTTGTGGCTCACGAGCATCGTCGGGCTATAATTCCGCGATCCTTAACACACCGTTGTCCCCTTTGAGTGCCAACCCAGACCTTACGGTTTCCCCTCACTCGCAATCTCAACATGGTTCAATACGCCGTTCGGTTTCCCCTGCTTCAATGTCCTTTCACCTTTCATCCGAAGAGATACCGACGCCCAACAGACGCACCAACAGTATACTGTCGCTTTTGAATGGGCCGATGTCCTCTTCGCCTATATCTTGTATTGGTCCCTCTAACAGCTTTCCTTATAAGGCAGAGCTAGACAATAATCGTTATCAAGCGAATTCTCCTTATCCTCGTCCACCGCCTGCAACATTCCCAATAACAGAACATAGTCAAGCGACATACTTTGAGGAGCGGCCGTATTTACCCCCTACGCCGGGGTCCATTGAGACGTACAATCCAgggccttcttcatttccgGAGTTCCACCCCTACCATGCCCCAACAGCCCCTTACATGCCTCATGCAACAGACAGGCCAGGGATATACAGAAGGCATTCATCCCATCCTAATAAACATCACTCGCTGTACCCGAATCCAGTTCATCCCCCATTACACCGTCATTCTACcccccattcttcttctgcaacTCTCTCTACAAGATTCGAtgtttccctttccttcccacCGCCTCCGCCACCCACAGCATATGCCAGTGGACCGTACGAATCTGACTTCCGCGTATCTGGCCCACGGGTCCCTATCTCGAGAACCACCAAAGCGTGCAACAGTTGTAGAAACCGTAAAGTGAGGTGTGATGCTGGTGCCACGAACGGGGGCAGGGCTGGGGAAGCGCCTTGTACTCGATGCAAGGAGGGTAATTTGGAGTGCGTGTACACGAATgtgcagaagaagagagggccTTGTCCTGGGTTAGTACCTCTCCTTGTCATTCCCGTTGCCATCAGTAGGTGACTAACCACCGATTTTATGAGTAGTACTGCAAGGCCTACAGGGAGCAGATCCCGTCGCTCTTCAGTACAAaaacaacagcaacaacaaacgCCCACATCTCAACCCCCTTTGGCTCCATCACACCTCGATTCCATGTGGACAGATCATGGCAATCACTTGGACTCGGTCTCACCCTCGCAACGCTCCAGTATCGCTTCCATTCAAACTTCTGTTGATGTAATCACTCCGGAAGAGATTACATTTGGGCACGTGGGAAGTTATGGCTTTCCATTCCCGCCGCACGCTTCGTCAAGTGCATTATCTCATGAATACGACTGGCATGCTACTAATAAGGCGGCTGTAGGGGGCAGTGTATCCGGATGGTCGGGCTCGCAGGTCGGGCCTCGGGGTTCTCATAGCGCAGCACCTTGGGAGGGAAGACGTTAATTCACTGAAAACGAGCATCAGAGGAAATCATAGTTATTGCTCATAGATGTTTGCCGTGGTGTGAAAGGGAAGATATTTAAGGGTATGGTGATGTGTGCCTTTCCACTGGTGAATATAATAAACGATATATAAATCGCTCAATGGTGGACAGCATGTTGCAGTATATAATGAGGATTGGCGTCAACCACTTATAGGTAGATTTACCAGTTATTTGGATTTCTCTGGTTAAGGTGTCGCCAGGGATCAACGTTGTAAAGTATGATACAATATCATCGTATAATTCAAATTATGAAGGCGTCACTATTATCATGCGCTGATAACGAACATCTCTTGGTTCTACTCTATGCTAATACCCTCAATAAAGTTCTGCATCGCATGGACCCTAGGGGTCTGCCCAACTGCCATCAATGGTTGCCTTCGGCTTCTGGGAAAGCGCCTGGCATGCCCCCAGGATTGACAGCTTGTTGAGCATGCAGGCCGTTGGCCACATTTTCGGCTAGTCTTATCAACTGTACATGGTCACAGTGAGTAGATTCATCATTATATATCGACTGTCTGCGAAACACTTACACCTTCATACATATTGTCCCTCTCTGCTTGAGGTAACCTCCCCATGTCATTCTCCCTCTGGAGCTGCTCCCATATTACTTGCACTCGTTCTCGCCAGTTTTCAAGATCTTGCTGTACTGCATCAAAGATTCGCTCCACGAATGtgttcatcatcagccAGGCCCCGTCGGGACGGTCGTTCGCAGCAACTCCGCCACGCCGTGAGGGTCGCACGCCTGAAAAGTATGACGAATCGTATACGGAGATGGCTGTCGTCGGTGGAAGTGGATCaaaagaatggaaaggaCGAGACGTGATTAcaggagggaggaaagcCAACCACGATGTATTCTCCGAGCACAGCACATGTCGGCATATAAAAGAAGGAACGTTGATGGAATCGTCCATAGGGTCTCGGGGCGCTTGAATAAGAGCTAGGATATCGTCTCGAGCAAGTTTGGAGGATTCTGAATACAACTCAGGTAGTGCATGGACTACCTGGCCCTCAAACCACTGCAGACGATTGGCGTCCTTCCACAATGCTTCGGAACGAGACACATAGATATGTGACAGAAGCTGGATCGCGTTGGATGGGGACTCGCTGGAAAATAATTAGCGTAAAATGGAAAGTAACATGCGTCTGAGAACGCACCTGTAGCCAGCTTCGACGCTGAAAAGCGCTTCGCTTCTTACACCTTCAGGCAAACTGGCCCCAATTTTATCCGCCAGGGGTACGACAACCTGCGGGAAATCTGTGATCGCCTCTTGTAATGCAAGGTCGCTTGCTGTATGGTCCTGACTCTTgcttttctcctcctctatTCGAAGAGCTAGGGCCTTGGCATAGGCCATTCCCGGATACGCGAACCACGAGGCAGCAGCAGGTTGACTGTCACCTTGGTCGATCATAGATAGAAGCCACGACGAGTTGCCAGATTTGATGGCAAGGAAATCAAGCCAGAATGCCGCTCCATGATGGTCCCCCTGATGGTTATAAGTTGTATGAGTATAAGCTTATCAGAGGGAAGGTGCATTGGGACCATGCCCACCTACCTCTGGGTCGAGAGAGAACAAAAGTTTCGCAAAATTAAATGCAGTAGCCCAACAACCTCTTCTGCCCAAATAGCTGTATTTTTAAAGTGTATAAGCTCTAAGCTCTTTTCAGGAGGTGATGTTATTGCAATACGTACGAGATGATCCTGTGCAAGGCTGTGAACAACGGTCTGTTTTCGACTCGATCAAAATCCAGCCTAGAAGCACCAGAGACTACACTAAAAGTTGGCATAAGGCATCTATCGAAAGCATAGAGAGCGCGCTCAGCATAATCTGATGCAGCTCCGATATCTAAGAGCGGGGCTTCAGCGAGCGGTCCATATGGGTTGAAGGAAGTTAATGACCCGACTGAAGCCTGTAGACTTCGCTCATTTGCAGCAAAGTATCGACATGCCATGGATAGACTTGAAGCAAGGCCATCAACTGGTTAGGATCTATAATTCGGTTAAGCTAGATCTGGCGCCCACAAACCAGATATCACTCACCATGAGACTGGACGGCTCCCATGAACTGCCTCTCGATTTCTCTCCAGACACCAACATGCTCAAACGTAAACCACTTTTCGCCTTTATCCAATTGCTCACGCCCTCGTCTCCGATAGAGCTCGTTCACCTCTTCATTCAGCATTTCTCGCATCACAAGTCCGGAAAGCGATGTCGTTGGCGGATACTGGGATTTGGGTTTGGATATTGTGTAGCGAAGCTTAGATAGGACGCCAGGGCGACGTTTATTGGGTTGAGCTGTTGAGGCAATCTATAATGATAGTTAAAATCGGCAATAGTGAATGTTATCGGATTAGTACTTACTACTTTAGAGCCAAAAAAGCGCCGTAATTCTGCATCGGCATCAAGGTTCTTAGGATCGACTGACAACAAGTTTCTAACACACCTGGTAAGCCAACAAATCAAGATTCGCGGTATATCGTTGAACATTTACCGAAAGCTCATACTACTCCGTCCCTCTCCAGCAACTTCGGCGGTTTTTGATGAGCCTGCTTCAGATGCCTCTTCACCATATCTTGATGTGACATTAGCCCAGCAGTACCAGCCGCGAGTTCGTCCTACCGGAGTTTCAGCTCTGCCAAAGCCCTATCAACTTCGTCAAGACCAGCAAATGGATCCGGAGCTTTCGTCTTCTTGCTGgattttttcttcttgttctttttcttgctcTGCAATTGACGTCAATGGAAAACACAAAATTCAGACGTCGGAAGAGTGGACCTTTTCGGGGATTACAGAAGGAGTAtgctgctcctcttcttcaacatcatcttcattgtaatcttcttcttcaagctaCGTGTTTATTAGAGCAAAAA
This genomic interval carries:
- a CDS encoding cytoplasm protein, putative → MSKRLSRRKQREAEELEALRTPTPPAKELVGELEESEDEGPRPPLSVPVNAFAALEEEDYNEDDVEEEEQHTPSVIPEKSKKKNKKKKSSKKTKAPDPFAGLDEVDRALAELKLRYGEEASEAGSSKTAEVAGEGRSSMSFRNLLSVDPKNLDADAELRRFFGSKVIASTAQPNKRRPGVLSKLRYTISKPKSQYPPTTSLSGLVMREMLNEEVNELYRRRGREQLDKGEKWFTFEHVGVWREIERQFMGAVQSHDPNQLMALLQVYPWHVDTLLQMSEVYRLQSDIGAASDYAERALYAFDRCLMPTFSVVSGASRLDFDRVENRPLFTALHRIISYLGRRGCWATAFNFAKLLFSLDPEGDHHGAAFWLDFLAIKSGNSSWLLSMIDQGDSQPAAASWFAYPGMAYAKALALRIEEEKSKSQDHTASDLALQEAITDFPQVVVPLADKIGASLPEGVRSEALFSVEAGYSESPSNAIQLLSHIYVSRSEALWKDANRLQWFEGQVVHALPELYSESSKLARDDILALIQAPRDPMDDSINVPSFICRHVLCSENTSWLAFLPPVITSRPFHSFDPLPPTTAISVYDSSYFSGVRPSRRGGVAANDRPDGAWLMMNTFVERIFDAVQQDLENWRERVQVIWEQLQRENDMGRLPQAERDNMYEGLIRLAENVANGLHAQQAVNPGGMPGAFPEAEGNH